The genomic region GTGATGATAAAGAAAATGAGGAATTAACCAGAATTCTTGATAGTTTAACAGAAAAAGATTTAGAGGTTGTAGATGAATATGAGTTACATCGTTAAATTAACTAAAAAAGCAAAGAAATCGATGAACAAACTTGATAAAGCAACAAAAGATAGAATAAATAAAGCACTAATTAATCTTATAGATTATTATGATGGGAAAAACGTTTCAGAACCTGATGTTAAAATATTAAAAGGAAAATATTTTGGATTATTAAGGTTAAGAGTTGGTAATTATAGAATTATTTTTAAACTAGAAGAAAATGAGTTGATAATATTAATATTGGAAATAGTAGCTCGTGGTAGTGCTTATAAAAAATAAATTGTCCGGTTAAGCCGGACAATTTTAGATTATAAACAAAATAAAATATGAAAAAATAATATGAGAGAATCCTTGAAAATTCCCGAGAAAATTCAAATGGAGCAGGTCAATTTTGCACGGATGCAAAATTGAGTGAAGCCGAACACGGATGTGAGTCTGATA from Marinitoga aeolica harbors:
- a CDS encoding type II toxin-antitoxin system RelE family toxin, translating into MNMSYIVKLTKKAKKSMNKLDKATKDRINKALINLIDYYDGKNVSEPDVKILKGKYFGLLRLRVGNYRIIFKLEENELIILILEIVARGSAYKK